GGTAGTCGTCGATCCACCCGTCCAGCCCTTCGACGCAAGTCGTCAGCATCCGCTGGTACCTCCCATCCGGCGTTGCGGGGTCGAAGTGGTCGAGGATCTCCCGTCCACGGCGGTGAAGCCGTTCCCGCAGCCACCCCTCCCCGCGTCGCGCGTCCGGGACCCAGTCGAGAGACTCGAGGGCAGCGGTGCCTGGCGCCGCGATCCCAGCCACTGTGCTGCAGTTGACTATGCGGTCCGGCAGCAATGCCGCGCAGGCGAGGGCGTGCGGGCCGCCGCCGGAGAACCCGGTAACGGCGAACCGATCCCATCCCTGGGCGTCGGCGAGCAGTTGGGTGTCGGCGGCAACATCCGCGACGCTGCGTCCGGGGCTTCGAGTCGATCCGTAGCCGGGGCGGCCAGGAACGACCATGCGCAACCCGGTGTCCTCGATCGCCGCGATCACGTCCGGGCGCTCCCACCGGCAGCCCGGAGTCCCGTGATGCGCAATCACCGGCACGCCGCCCGTGGCGCCGTACACGCAGTACTGCAGCACTCGCCCGTCAGGTGTTCCGACTTCATACGTTTGCGGTGGCTGCCAGTTCATCCCGGAATTCAACTCCGTTTCGAGTGCCGCAGGTCGCCGCAGTTCACGGGCTGATGACCAGACGTCCGAGGTCTCGCAGACAGCTTGCGCACGAAGAAACAATAGCACTTATATAAGCACTGTTACAATTCTGTCTGGTCCGGGGCCCTCGAACTGCACCGCCCGGAGGTTCAGCGCGCTGCCGCCGCGTAGACCAGGTCGCCGGTGTGGGAGAAGTTGACGCGTACGCCGTTGAGCAGTACGTCGGTCGTGTTCGGAGCGGCGATGCCGATCGCTTTCGCCGGATCGGTCGAGGCAGTCAGTGCCTGGCCGTCGATGCGCAGCGTGGTGCCGGTGTACGTGACCGCGACGTCGTTCACCCTGACCGGGGAGGTGAGCAGGACCTTGCCGGCCCGCTTGACCGTCGATCCGTCGTACATCACGAGCGAGCGATCTTCGGCGTACAGCATCTTCCCGTCGAAGCTGTACGACCCGAACGACCGGGTGGCCTTCGACGCCCACGACTTGTAGTAGGTGCCACGGGTACCGTCGCCGTACCGGATGTCCAGCGCCGTCGCCAGGTCCGGCGTCAGTGTCCCGACAGCCAGCCGATTGATCCGTACGGCGCCATCGGCAGCCGCCGACGCGGGTAGGAGGATGGTGTCGAAGGTGCTCTTTCCCTTGCCCTGCTTGACATACGAGGCGTACTTCGCGTCACTCACGTGATAGAACGCGGGCGAGTAGTACCCGTTGCGCACCGAGGCTGTGAGCTTCTCGGGATCCGCCGGGACGACTGCCAGGTTGGCGCCGGAAGTGAACTTGGTGACCGTTGCCTTGGACGTGGCGGCCTGCACGGGGTTCGCGTCCGGCAGGAAGTGCCAGTTCTGCTCGTAGCGGTGCGACACGGTGTCGTTCGGCTTGAGTTGATCGGACACCAGAGACACTCCCGATCGCAGCGTCAGCACGGACCTCGCATGCCAAGCCTTGGCGGACGCGTCGGTGTTCCCGCTGATCAGGTCGAACGCCGGGTTGTTGACGAAATGGGTGATCTCCCCGGCGGCCTTGTTGTTCTGCGGCAGGTCGTCGACCTCGACGGTGTTGTGAGCCTCGGTGGTCTTCCGCAACCAGTCCGATCGCGGGTCCGAGCTGTAGGAGTACGTGCCCGGGTCGACCAGCAACTCGCGACCGTGTGCATAGGTGACGAGGGACAGTTCGTCCGGATGACTGTGGGGACCGCGATCGATGTTGTACCGCAGATAGGAGTCGGCCGCCGACCAGCCCGAGCGCGACACCGCCACCCGGGTGTCCGGATATCGCGCCGCGACGTGCTGGGGTTTCGTGCCGGCC
This Kribbella sp. NBC_00482 DNA region includes the following protein-coding sequences:
- a CDS encoding alpha/beta fold hydrolase gives rise to the protein MNWQPPQTYEVGTPDGRVLQYCVYGATGGVPVIAHHGTPGCRWERPDVIAAIEDTGLRMVVPGRPGYGSTRSPGRSVADVAADTQLLADAQGWDRFAVTGFSGGGPHALACAALLPDRIVNCSTVAGIAAPGTAALESLDWVPDARRGEGWLRERLHRRGREILDHFDPATPDGRYQRMLTTCVEGLDGWIDDYLALTRPWGFAPESISVPVDVWYGLDDDNTTFEHTEWLLATIPAARRREFAGGHDPNDIAQRQIFRALTA